AAGACAGAATACGAAACATTTCTGTCGCTATGACGACTTCTTTTCGAACGTGTGTTCATTTCATTCTATATTCTATAGTCTTCAATATTCCAAGCTAGACGACATTTCTAGTTCTCAAAGCAAGTGAAACTTTCAGTGAGAAATTGTACTTGCTTCTTAGCGACTAGGTGAGTAAACTACTGCACACTCATGCTGAGCAGAGGGGGATGTCCAGTTAGAAATGATGTCTAAGGTTaactaaatacaaataatacctTGATATTTTTCCTCAAACCTTAAACAGACCATCGAGGACATTGTTTTTAACCGTAATATTTAACCAGAGTGACATTATAGAGAAGGTTCATGAGAGTAAATCTCACAGAGGTGTAAACTATCTGTGTAAACAGATTGACATTGTGGTCACATTGACCTCTAGTGGTGAGAGCCGGTATGGCTTTATCTCTTCTGTGTGAAcccttctgtttctgtttgagaGCTGGGAAAATTAGATTGAATAGCCATGTATGTGTTGCTAATTGCTAATTTCCCACAGTTTACGGGATACCTGACTGAACTCTAACATTTCACAGACAACAGACATTagttaggcaaaaaaaaaaaaaaaaaaaaaaaaaaaaaaaaaaaaaagggaaagattGAGGCCCAGTGTTTAGTCCTGAGGAACGTTATAATATGTAAGGTTGTAGTTTTTAATCCTGGACACAATTAATACAAGAAACAGTATAAAACTGTCAAATGAATAAGATTTCTACAAGCATAGAGTCATGTAATTAGTCTGTAGCCCTAACTGAGGATTTGACTCCAGGGATGCCCAGCTACATGTATCAAACTGATCATGGCGACCTGGATGAGTTTGACATTGTGGCTTTTCCTGGCCCTCTTATGAGGTGAgactctcttctcctctcataTAAGATAAATCGAACATTTGTTGTAAGCAGTAATGTTTTCAACCGTATCGTGTGCAGTAATCGTCATAATCCAGCTGTGTTCCAACATCTGTTGCAGCAATAAGATGCAGATAGAGAGACCTGCTGAAGTTTATAAAGTGCCAAGTAGAGGAGTGTCTCAGTCGGATTAAAGAACTTGACCAAATGGAGGCCTACTTCTTTCGGCAGATTATGGACTTGTTCTGCCGTCAGAACGGAGTAAGTGTTATAGTTCAGTATGTGTGGTGTTTAACTTTGTAAGCAAATGTGTTTTTCATGAAAGTAAAGATTCTCTGAATTATAATAAGTGCCTAAAAGAATAAATCTAGTAGCTGTgctattcatattcagttacatccctaatacctacaatgcatgtgtaACATAATGACATTTCTTACAGAACATGATGATGGCTCAAGTCGCCACAATCCTCTTCAAGGGAGACGGCTTAATTAGGAAGAAGGTATCAAAACTTATATCACACATCAGTATCAGCATTTGTCTGTATATGATTGCATTGTTTTTGCCAGACTACTGACTAAAACGACTATTTCTGCTACAGCTGAGAGGAACTGAGGACCTGAAGTACTGGTTCCTTTCTCTGGCACAACTTTTGTGCTCCTCTGCCCCATATGATGAGTGAAGAGAAGCCGTGATTCAGATGGGAGATGATCTCGGTATGGATAAGCTCCACAGTAACcaaatttttttctgaaaatgttgTAATCATTTCCTGAACTGTTTCATGGACCCTGATCCTCACATGCATGTTTGATGCTTCATCTGCAGCCTTCAAAGGACTGACGTTCGCAGCGCACATCTGCTACGTGGTGGCAAAAGTGGAGCTGGGGACACGTAGTCAATTCGAATTGATCGGATATGAcaggtatttgtgtgtgtgtgtgtgtgtgtgtgtgtgtgtgatgtctttCCTGAATTGCTACTGACACATTTTTTGTATTTGCACCAGTGTGCCATTTGGTCTGACAGTCCTGACTTCAGCCGTTGAGAGAACCGAGGTTTACGAATACGTGCTGTCTCTGACCTCAGGCCTGGCCCAACCAAACTTACAGGTTGGAATTTCTCCACATTTCTGTTTCATGCGCACTGATTGGTCAAATTTAACCGCTGTACCGAGAATGAATGACTGTCTTAGATCTTCAAGTTGTGTCACGCCAACAGGTTCACCCAGGCTGAATTTCCCGAGGAAGCCATGCAGTATTGCGAGACCATTGCCAGGGCAGTCATCACCTTCCCCGGCAGAATCAAAAGAAGCTTTGTTAAACGGCTCATTTTGGTAAATAAGATTATTAATGATTGTGAAACGGTTTCCAGGTTTTTAATGCAAAGTCTTCATCCCTAATGTACTTTCATTATCTGTATTGTAGCTGTTTAACATGCTGCAAGAAGGGGCAGAAGAACAAGAACCTGTGTGGCTGCTAGAGCTTTGCCAGCTGTATAAATCAAAGCTACTGACGCAGATGCTAATTCTGACTCAGAGCAGTACTCAACATCAACCGGCTCTGAAATGGCGTACAAGCTTCAGAACTCAGAAACTAGCTGGACGAGTGACAAGATCATCACTCCGCAGTCTCCTGATGTGGAGCAGACTGACCCAGAGGGTATGTTAAATCCCCCATTTGGACACAAACGTTTTCACATTGCGAGCTTTGTACAGTGTTGCGTAGTTTAGGTTACTCATAACTCAGTGAAATTAGCTGCAATCTCACACACTGATTCGTAAACTCACTAATCAGCACTGAAATCTAATCATTTTTGCGTTTTAGCATATACAGAAATAAAGACTTGTACTATTTTTACTAGGTACTCATATTCAAGGTGCTTTACCCTACGCAAAGAGAAGATAACGTAATAATGCTGTAATATAATAGTTGTTAACAAGACAAGTCTCGTTCTTTCCTCGTTATTGCGAGACGGGACACTGAGCATGATGCTGTTTCATCCTTCATTCGATTTCAATTAACCGAATTATTGTTTGCTTAACAGTCGTGTTTGCTTCACGGTGCGCCACGGGAGAGCTGCTGAGAATGGGAAGCTTCGGATCTGTCTACGCAGGCATCCGTGTGGAAGATGGGAAAGAGGTAAATGTTCTCCCTCACCCCCATAAACAAACCGCACTCCACAGTAGCTGCTAGTTAGCATTGAACATGCGTAGTTTTGATTGTACAGCTTCCTGCATGTTAATTCCTCTTCCAAATCGTCCTTTGAATGTCtaattattttttgtataattttgtgAACAGGTTGCCATCAAAACTGTGGACAAGAACATCGTGACCAACATCTTGATCATTGTAAGTAACCTTATTTTTTACTTGAGCAGTACGGTCTGCTGCACCAGCTGAATGTGAGTTTGATCATAAGTCACGGTGTGATTACAAACAGGAAATACTACATCCGTTGTAGTACGGTTCTTTGTACACTCCAACGTAGTGGGTAGTTAGGCTACAACACAACTTACGTTCTGCTGGTGCAAGTACAGAGCAAAATGATATGACTGTTTACTGGTTCCTGCGAACATAACGGAAAACAATCCATTGTAACATCTCTGCTTATCATAGTTTAGATGTATTCACACAGAACTCATGATAACCACGTCTGTCCTTATTTTAGCCCGGAGAGAGGCGCAAGCTGCCATTGGAGGTGGCTCTAATGGAGATGGTGTCCAAGCCACCTCGCCGCAGCAACGTGGTGGAGCTGCTGGACTATTTCGAAATGACCGATCGCATCGTCATGGTCCTGGAACGACCCAGCCCCTGTATGACCCTCAAAGATTTCGCCAGACTTCATGACGGCTGTCTAACTGATACACAGACACGAGACATCATGCTGCAAGTGGTTCAGGCGGCTCGTCACTGCTGTGACCGCAAAGTGTTACATTGCAGCATCAAGGCCGAGAATCCACTCATCAATACCGACATGATGCAAGTCAAAATGATAGATTTTGTCTGCGGAGATTTACTGAAGGACACACCGTACAGAAAGTATGCAGGtaataatttcaaaataaatatacaatagaATCAGAAGGAAGCAGTGGAGAGTTTCTCTCCTTTACACTCAGGCACTCGTGCTTTCTGTCCTCCTGAGTGGCTGATGTTAGGAATGTATGAAGGCATtctactttattttaatttacatttattaatttattcatttagtggACACCTTTATCCaaaatgacttacaaatgaagaaatacaagcaaagcgatatatcaagaacaatacaagtagtgctaccatgcaaaatatataattgagttctagagaagcaaagtgcgcagagtcgaggtgtaagagccagagtaattaaaatttttatttttattataaataatgtggggttggaattttaggggttagttaagtaagtgttcatggaagaggtgggtctttagctgttttttgaagatggtgacagattctgtggtccggattgaggttggaagttcattccaccactgagggacagttagtgtgaaggttctgggaagggaccttgagccaggctgagtaggcactattaagcgtcggtcattaaccGATCTCAGATTGCAGAtttaatatgtttgtttgtttgttttattttgtagatCCCTTCTGGAACCAAAGATGTGGCAACAGCCTGACCACatactgcaaaacacacacacacacacacacacacacacacacaaacttcaaacatttttgacattctGCTGGAAAAATCCATATTTCTTTTTGATCACTGACTGCTAAACACAAATCCTGATTGGTTGAAGATTTGCTCGGCAGGCCATCTGTTCAATTGATGCCACTGTGCTGGAACGCCTCCTCCGGGCCTTGCCTGAACTCTGGTGCAAAGTGCTACttgaaagagagactgagatcAGCTTGACAAATACAAACCACTACAATAAACAATGAACCAAAGCAATCTGTTAGCACATGTTAATGATATCTTGAATAATTGATCGATTTATGGGAGTTGTGTTTTTCCCCACCCGAGTACTGTATTACAAGATAAATGTGCTTAAACAAAGTAACAGAATAACACTTATTGTCTGtctaaaatatttctatttgtttttttgttttttttaaaaatatattttcaatttattatttgctttgacatctgacatgatttatcttggtttctttc
This genomic interval from Ictalurus furcatus strain D&B chromosome 2, Billie_1.0, whole genome shotgun sequence contains the following:
- the LOC128601710 gene encoding serine/threonine-protein kinase pim-1-like: MAYKLQNSETSWTSDKIITPQSPDVEQTDPEVVFASRCATGELLRMGSFGSVYAGIRVEDGKEVAIKTVDKNIVTNILIIPGERRKLPLEVALMEMVSKPPRRSNVVELLDYFEMTDRIVMVLERPSPCMTLKDFARLHDGCLTDTQTRDIMLQVVQAARHCCDRKVLHCSIKAENPLINTDMMQVKMIDFVCGDLLKDTPYRKYADPFWNQRCGNSLTTYCKTHTHTHTHTHTNFKHF